A region from the Drosophila ananassae strain 14024-0371.13 chromosome 2L, ASM1763931v2, whole genome shotgun sequence genome encodes:
- the LOC6500346 gene encoding uncharacterized protein LOC6500346, with translation MPKESSHKIHPAPAWLTTDCVQDKLRSFFQKKSLRLEKLNSSPAIGKGENFGSVLTRINVEFATKEDSKQAEEKESTTFLVKTTFANKDPAADVLKHYGVYTREMDMYEKVLPQMTDLLRNELKDSRKFFAGTINVDRSRNSIIFEDLALEHYKMASRKKKLDLEHTHLMLEKMASFHAAGAVLAERQPGIFERNYDRGFFNQHTRAYGPIMTNLMEALSRSLNDDEEMREKYQAKLDRLVKHLMDYGERTTSINPGDFLTLAHGDLWINNFMFQYDEMGHPTNAVLIDFQFSVWNSPAIDLHYFFSTSVQDNLRLENQPELVQFYYYRLVEALRKLKFAGHIPSLFEFQLQFRTKGFYAVFCSLIFEPVMQYEGAEEPSLEQCLSNSESGIRFKDSVYESEAVKRKLRITLPFLDHLGLLDEM, from the exons ATGCCTAAGGAAAGCAGCCACAAAATCCATCCAGCGCCAGCTTGGCTCACCACGGACTGCGTCCAGGATAAGCTGCGCTCCTTCTTCCAGAAAAAGTCTCTTCGTCTGGAGAAACTGAACAGCAGCCCTGCCATTGGCAAGGGAGAGAACTTTGGCAGCGTTCTGACTCGCATCAATGTCGAGTTTGCCACCAAGGAGGACTCGAAGCAGGCCGAGGAGAAGGAGTCCACCACCTTCCTAGTGAAGACGACTTTCGCCAACAAGGATCCGGCCGCAGACGTCTTGAAGCACTATGGTGTCTATACTCGTGAGATGGATATGTACGAGAAGGTGCTGCCCCAGATGACGGATCTTCTCAGGAATGAGCTTAAGGATTCAAGGAAATTCTTCGCTGGTACCATCAACGTGGATAGATCAAGGAACTCTATAATCTTTGAGGATTTGGCGCTGGAGCACTACAAGATGGCTTCTCGAAAAAAGAAACTCGACCTGGAGCACACCCATCTGATGCTGGAAAAGATGGCCAGTTTCCATGCGGCCGGGGCGGTGCTCGCCGAGCGCCAGCCCGGAATCTTCGAGCGGAACTACGACCGAGGATTCTTTAATCAGCATACCAGGGCCTACGGACCCATCATGACCAATTTGATGGAGGCCCTGTCCCGATCTCTTAACGATGACGAGGAGATGCGCGAGAAGTACCAGGCCAAGCTAGATCGGCTGGTGAAGCATCTGATGGACTATGGCGAGCGCACCACCTCCATTAATCCAGGGGACTTTTTGACCCTGGCGCATGGCGACCTATGGATTAACAACTTTATGTTCCAGTACGACGAAATGGGTCATCCCACCAACGCGGTCCTAATCGACTTCCAGTTCAGTGTCTGGAACTCCCCGGCCATTGATCTGCACTACTTCTTCTCCACCTCTGTGCAGGACAACCTCCGATTGGAGAATCAGCCGGAACTGGTACAGTTTTATTACTACAGGCTGGTGGAGGCCTTAAGGAAGCTCAAGTTCGCTGGTCATATTCCCAGCCTGTTTGAGTTCCAGCTACAGTTCCGCACAAAAGGTTTCTATG CTGTTTTCTGTTCCTTGATCTTCGAGCCTGTGATGCAGTACGAAGGTGCCGAGGAGCCTTCTCTGGAGCAGTGCCTGTCCAATTCCGAGAGCGGAATCCGCTTTAAGGATTCGGTCTATGAATCAGAGGCTGTAAAAAGAAAACTGCGCATTACCCTTCCCTTCCTAGACCACCTCGGACTGCTCGATGAAATGTGA
- the LOC6500216 gene encoding 3-ketodihydrosphingosine reductase, which translates to MEISWEIVLCVAIAGLVHYLVYVFVMGKRPKSIVGRHVVVTGGSKGIGLCLAVECAMKGANVTVIARDEKMLSGAVALMEVIRQRPDQKFQYRSLDIGGDYDRVAQVLEEIEEGFGPIYTLINCAGMAICGVFEEVSVQDVHKLMNVNFFGTYNCTRYVLPKMKKAGEGIIVITASQAAMFGIFGYGPYSATKYALRAMAETIAMESREHGVSVTLAMPCDTNTPGFEEEEKSKPRETKIISGGGGLIEPEVMARAILKDALKGNFTSTVGAESWLITTLGGGLLPWDGFFTNLLHSIAIGPLRLFSYGLHKYFNSIIRKCAREDKTKSTSE; encoded by the exons ATGGAAATCAGCTGGGAAATAGTTCTATGCGTGGCAATTGCCGGACTGGTTCATTACTTGGTCTACGTATTCGTGATGGGCAAGCGGCCTAAGAGCATTGTTGGACGCCATGTAGTGGTAACCGGTGGATCGAAGGGAATTGGCCTCTGCTTGGCGGTAGAGTGTGCCATGAAGGGTGCCAATGTGACGGTGATAGCCCGGGATGAGAAAATGTTGA GTGGAGCAGTGGCTCTGATGGAGGTGATTCGACAGAGACCGGATCAAAAGTTCCAATACCGAAGTCTTGACATCGGAGGCGACTATGATCGAGTAGCCCAAGTGCTGGAGGAGATCGAGGAGGGTTTCGGACCCATCTATACTCTAATAAACTGCGCCGGCATGGCCATTTGCGGAGTATTCGAGGAGGTGTCCGTGCAGGATGTGCACAAGCTAATGAACGTCAACTTCTTTGGCACCTACAACTGCACTCGGTATGTGCTGCCCAAGATGAAAAAGGCGGGAGAGGGAATCATTGTGATTACTGCTTCACAAGCTGCCATGTTTGGCATCTTTGGCTACGGCCCATATTCAGCCACAAAGTATGCACTTCGCGCCATGGCTGAGACGATAGCCATGGAGTCAAGGGAACACGGAGTCAGCGTGACATTAGCCATGCCCTGCGACACGAATACGCCGGGATTCGAAGAGGAGGAAAAATCTAAGCCGCGAGAAACGAAAATCATTTCTGGTGGAGGCGGTCTAATTGAGCCTGAAGTCATGGCCAGAGCCATTCTCAAGGACGCATTG AAAGGGAACTTCACCTCAACTGTAGGAGCCGAGAGCTGGCTAATCACCACATTAGGCGGAGGTTTGTTGCCGTGGGATGGCTTTTTCACGAATCTTCTGCACTCCATCGCTATTGGTCCACTGCGCCTGTTCAGCTACGGCTTGCACAAATACTTTAATAGCATAATCCGGAAATGCGCCCGCGAGGACAAAACCAAGTCAACTTCGGAATAG
- the LOC6500345 gene encoding uncharacterized protein LOC6500345, with amino-acid sequence MAVEASSEPVWLTKNWLEQKLRLYFKNESLELDKLEIRPAVPKGENYASVMNRIKVEFSTKDSAKKNTITFLAKSTFSDKDPASDLLSDYGIYTREMDMYEKILPYLAELVQKELGDSKKLFAGTVSVDREKNCIIFEDLSLEQYKVVSRLDKLDLKHTHLLLDRLATFHAAAAVLAERRPGIFERNYDRGFFNKHTRGYETTMKNLLQALSRSLELNPDLKQRYQAKINHLIDHVMDYGEKSTSVNPNDFVTLCHGDLWTTNVMFQYDEQGHPNNVILIDFQFSVWNSPAIDLHYLFSTAIQENLRWNRQPELVQFYYYKLKDYLTMLNYSAHIPSLFDFQKQFQNRAFYAVFSSLIFEPCMLYTGKEKASIEQGLSDSESGLRFRNSVYEAQHIQDKLPLVLPFLDQLGLLDEM; translated from the exons ATGGCAGTGGAAGCATCGTCGGAGCCAGTGTGGCTTACAAAAAACTGGCTGGAGCAAAAGCTGCgtctttatttcaaaaatgagtCCCTCGAACTGGATAAACTGGAGATCAGACCAGCAGTGCCCAAGGGTGAGAACTATGCGAGTGTGATGAACCGCATCAAGGTTGAGTTCTCCACCAAGGATTCGGCGAAAAAGAATACCATTACATTCCTGGCGAAATCCACATTCTCCGACAAAGATCCTGCTTCAGATCTGCTCTCCGACTATGGAATCTACACCAGGGAAATGGATATGTATGAGAAGATCCTGCCCTATCTGGCGGAATTGGTGCAAAAGGAACTTGGCGACTCCAAGAAGTTGTTCGCCGGGACCGTCAGTGTGGATCGGGAAAAGAACTGCATCATCTTTGAGGACCTCTCGCTGGAACAGTACAAGGTGGTCTCTCGCCTGGACAAGTTGGATTTGAAgcacactcaccttctccTGGATAGGCTGGCCACCTTTCATGCAGCAGCTGCCGTTTTGGCCGAGCGCAGACCAGGGATCTTTGAGAGGAACTACGATCGTggcttttttaataaacacaCCCGTGGCTATGAAACCACAATGAAAAATCTCCTGCAGGCTCTGTCGCGCTCCCTGGAGCTTAATCCGGACCTGAAGCAGCGTTACCAGGCCAAGATAAATCACCTGATAGATCATGTAATGGATTACGGAGAGAAATCGACATCAGTAAACCCAAATGACTTTGTTACTCTATGTCATGGTGACCTTTGGACTACGAATGTGATGTTCCAGTATGACGAACAAGGGCATCCCAACAACGTCATCCTAATTGACTTTCAATTCAGCGTCTGGAATTCTCCAGCCATTGATCTGCACTACTTGTTCTCCACAGCCATTCAAGAAAATCTTCGCTGGAATCGGCAGCCTGAGTTGGTCCAGTTTTATTACTACAAGCTAAAGGACTACCTCACGATGCTCAACTATTCCGCCCATATCCCGAGTTTGTTTGACTTCCAAAAGCAATTCCAGAATAGGGCGTTTTATG CCGTATTTTCCTCACTGATTTTCGAGCCCTGCATGCTTTATACTGGCAAGGAAAAGGCTTCCATCGAACAGGGTTTATCTGATTCCGAAAGTGGTCTACGGTTCCGAAACTCTGTATACGAGGCACAGCACATTCAGGATAAGCTGCCTCTCGTCCtgccgtttttggatcaatTAGGCTTGCTGGATGAAATGTAA
- the LOC6500341 gene encoding LOW QUALITY PROTEIN: protein RER1 (The sequence of the model RefSeq protein was modified relative to this genomic sequence to represent the inferred CDS: substituted 1 base at 1 genomic stop codon), translated as MMNEDSSSASGGGVKKFFQRLSQTYQSTLDRSTPHTRLRWVFAGFLLLLFVLRIFVYQGWYIVCYALGIYHLNLFIAFLTPKIDPEFDPYAQDDEDEGPNLPTRSNEEFRPFIRRLPEFKFWLSVTKSTAIGLICTFFDFFNVPVFWPILVMYFITLFCITMKRQIKHMIKYKYLPFTRNKPRYQRVNDPAPGSVGSAGAVPKXQLAAQTPEKEGEAAAPPPAATNDSAATKDVGSPTVGGGASSSIKPPQIIAIEDY; from the exons ATGATGAACGAGGACAGCAGTTCCGCCAGCGGAGGCGGAGTCAAGAAGTTTTTTCAGCGGCTATCACAG ACCTACCAATCAACCCTAGATCGCAGTACACCGCACACGAGACTGCGCTGGGTCTTTGCCGGCTTCCTTCTCCTGCTCTTCGTTCTGCGCATCTTCGTGTACCAGGGCTGGTATATTGTGTGCTATGCTCTGGGCATTTACCACCTAAACCTGTTCATCGCTTTTCTTACGCCGAAGATCGACCCAGAATTCGATCCCTATGCGCAGGATGATGAAGACGAAGGTCCCAATCTACCAACGCGCAGCAACGAGGAATTCCGACCCTTCATCCGCCGCCTGCCCGAGTTTAAATTTTGGTTATCGGTGACCAAGAGTACGGCCATCGGGTTGATTTGCACGTTTTTCGACTTCTTCAATGTGCCTGTCTTCTGGCCCATTCTAGTGATGTACTTCATTACGCTGTTCTGCATCACGATGAAGCGCCAAATTAAGCATATGATCAAGTACAAGTACTTGCCTTTTACGCGCAACAAGCCGCGTTATCAGCGGGTAAATGATCCGGCGCCGGGATCGGTTGGATCTGCGGGAGCCGTGCCGAAGTGACAATTAGCCGCACAGACGCCGGAAAAGGAGGGGGAAGCTGCAGCACCGCCTCCTGCCGCAACTAACGATAGCGCAGCGACCAAGGATGTGGGGTCGCCAACAGTGGGTGGAGGAGCTTCGTCGTCCATCAAACCACCGCAAATAATAGCAATCGAGGACTACTAG
- the LOC6500342 gene encoding peptidyl-prolyl cis-trans isomerase NIMA-interacting 4, producing the protein MPPKKDAKGGKDAGKGGKKPAAEDKSAGKEKKGGNAVKVRHILCEKQGKITEAMEKLKAGQKFPEVAAAYSEDKARQGGDLGWQIRGAMVGPFQDAAFALPISTVNNPVYTDPPIKTKFGYHIIMVEGKK; encoded by the exons atgccACCTAAGAAAGATGCCAAGGGCGGTAAAGATGCGGGAAAAGGAGGCAAAAAGCCCGCCGCGGAAGACAAAT CTGCCGGCAAGGAGAAAAAGGGAGGCAACGCAGTGAAAGTGCGCCACATCCTGTGCGAGAAGCAGGGCAAGATTACCGAAGCAATGGAGAAGCTGAAGGCCGGCCAGAAGTTTCCGGAAGTTGCTGCCGCCTACAGCGAGGACAAGGCTCGACAGGGAGGCGATCTCGGCTGGCAGATTCGTGGGGCTATGGTTGGCCCGTTCCAGGATGCAGCTTTCGCCCTGCCCATCTCTACCGTCAACAACCCCGTGTATACAGACCCTCCGATCAAGACTAAGTTTGGCTACCACATCATAATGGTGGAAGGAAAGAAATAG
- the LOC6500215 gene encoding probable glutamine--tRNA ligase has product MAGEDLIARFQELGMSEQKAKETLKNANVTKNLQLALAEVGAGTALGDGTGMLIYHLASKLKPQTAEHLPLLVRYIVERKLDNTQRVDAALEYVLKCGQKLKASIDLQELDKECGVGVVVTSEEIERAVQSKIKASYKEILLQQRYHFNSFKILQDVRSELKWADAKSVKAAIDVEIFDLLGPKTEADLKPPPKQNEKPKAQAKPKPEAAQPSATVEATSDGATTIAELMKTKVHFHAPGENFKTDGYVVTEHTEKLLKEHLKRTGGQVHTRFPPEPNGILHIGHAKAININFGYAAAHDGVCYLRYDDTNPEKEEEKFFVAIREMVEWLGYKPYKITYSSDNFQQLYEWAVLLIKKGLAYVCHQKAEELKGFNPPPSPWRERPIAESLQLFEDMKRGKIDEGAATLRLNLTLEEGKVDPVAYRIKFIPHHRTGTAWCIYPTYDYTHCLCDSLEDITHSLCTKEFQSRRSSYYWLCNALGIYCPVQWEYGRLNMNYALVSKRKIAKLITEQIVHDWDDPRLFTLTALRRRGFPPEAINNFCAQMGVTGAQIAVDPAMLEAAVRDVLNITAPRRLVVLEPLKVTIKNFPHKSPVQLDVPDFPQNPQQGSHKITLDKVVYIERGDFKLEPEKGYRRLAPKQSVGLRHAGLVISVDEIVTDPATGDVVELICSSQSAEQAEKPKAFVQWVSQPIPLEVRLYDQLFKHKNPEDPNEVPGGFLSDISDQSMTVVRAFADQSLRQAKVYDKFQFERIGFFSVDPDTTKDRIVFNRTVGLKEDAGKK; this is encoded by the coding sequence ATGGCAGGCGAGGATTTgatagcccggttccaggagctcGGCATGAGCGAGCAGAAGGCCAAGGAGACCCTTAAGAATGCCAACGTGACGAAAAATCTTCAGCTGGCGCTGGCGGAAGTGGGTGCGGGGACAGCCTTAGGAGATGGGACCGGCATGCTTATTTACCACTTGGCTTCGAAGTTGAAACCGCAGACAGCGGAGCACCTGCCTCTTCTGGTGCGCTACATTGTGGAGCGCAAGCTGGACAATACACAGCGAGTCGACGCCGCTCTGGAGTACGTGCTTAAGTGCGGACAAAAATTAAAGGCAAGCATTGACCTTCAAGAGCTGGACAAGGAGTGCGGAGTGGGTGTAGTCGTCACCTCTGAGGAGATCGAACGCGCCGTGCAGTCCAAGATCAAGGCCAGCTACAAGGAGATTCTGCTGCAACAGCGGTACCATTTCAACTCCTTCAAGATTCTGCAGGACGTAAGAAGTGAGCTGAAGTGGGCAGATGCGAAGTCGGTCAAGGCAGCTATAGATGTGGAGATATTTGACTTGTTGGGTCCCAAAACGGAGGCGGATCTTAAGCCTCCGCCCAAGCAAAACGAGAAGCCCAAGGCGCAGGCCAAGCCAAAGCCGGAGGCTGCTCAACCGTCTGCAACGGTTGAAGCTACCTCCGATGGGGCCACCACGATTGCGGAACTAATGAAGACCAAGGTTCACTTTCATGCGCCCGGGGAGAACTTCAAAACTGATGGCTACGTGGTCACCGAGCACACGGAGAAACTGCTCAAGGAGCACCTTAAGAGAACTGGCGGTCAGGTGCATACTCGCTTTCCCCCGGAACCCAATGGAATCTTGCACATTGGGCACGCCAAGGCGATCAATATCAATTTTGGCTATGCAGCTGCTCACGACGGCGTCTGTTATTTGCGCTACGACGACACTAAtccggagaaggaggaggaaaaATTCTTTGTAGCGATTCGGGAGATGGTCGAATGGCTGGGCTACAAGCCCTATAAGATAACATACTCTTCAGACAACTTCCAGCAGCTGTATGAATGGGCTGTGCTTCTCATTAAGAAGGGATTGGCGTACGTCTGCCACCAGAAGGCCGAAGAACTGAAGGGCTTCAACCCTCCACCCAGCCCTTGGCGCGAACGTCCCATTGCCGAGTCCCTGCAACTGTTCGAAGATATGAAGCGGGGTAAGATTGACGAGGGAGCGGCCACTTTGCGACTCAACCTGACTCTGGAGGAGGGAAAAGTGGATCCGGTGGCCTATCGCATCAAGTTCATCCCGCATCATCGTACCGGTACCGCCTGGTGCATTTATCCCACCTATGACTACACGCATTGTCTGTGCGACTCCCTGGAGGACATTACCCATTCACTGTGCACCAAGGAATTCCAGTCAAGGAGATCCTCCTACTACTGGCTTTGCAATGCCCTGGGTATCTACTGCCCTGTGCAGTGGGAATACGGTCGACTGAACATGAACTACGCTCTGGTGTCGAAGAGGAAGATAGCAAAGTTAATTACGGAACAGATTGTCCACGACTGGGATGATCCCAGGCTCTTTACTCTGACTGCTCTGCGGAGAAGGGGCTTCCCCCCGGAGGCTATCAATAACTTCTGCGCCCAGATGGGAGTCACTGGAGCCCAAATAGCCGTAGACCCAGCTATGCTAGAGGCAGCAGTTCGAGATGTACTCAACATCACGGCGCCACGCCGTCTAGTTGTACTGGAACCCCTGAAAGTCACCATCAAGAACTTCCCGCACAAGTCGCCCGTGCAGTTGGATGTGCCTGATTTCCCTCAGAACCCGCAGCAAGGCTCACACAAGATTACTCTGGACAAGGTGGTGTATATCGAGCGTGGAGATTTTAAATTGGAACCCGAAAAAGGCTATCGCCGATTGGCCCCTAAGCAATCTGTGGGCCTCCGACACGCAGGTCTGGTAATCTCTGTAGACGAAATCGTTACGGATCCTGCAACCGGTGATGTCGTGGAACTCATCTGCTCAAGCCAATCCGCCGAACAGGCGGAAAAACCCAAAGCATTTGTGCAATGGGTGTCGCAGCCAATTCCACTGGAAGTTCGACTTTACGACCAGCTGTTCAAGCACAAGAATCCTGAGGACCCTAATGAGGTGCCCGGCGGCTTCCTCAGCGACATCAGCGACCAGTCCATGACTGTAGTGAGAGCGTTCGCAGATCAATCGCTGCGGCAGGCGAAGGTCTACGACAAGTTCCAGTTCGAAAGGATTGGATTTTTCTCCGTGGACCCAGATACCACTAAGGACCGCATAGTCTTCAACCGCACTGTTGGCCTTAAGGAAGACGCCGGAAAAAAATGA
- the LOC6500343 gene encoding serine/threonine-protein kinase rio2 — protein sequence MGKLNVTVLRYLSKEDFRVLTAIEMGMKNHELVPGPLAAAIANLKTGGVHKLLKELCKHKLLSYERGKKYDGYRLTNTGYDYLALKSLTLRGSVSSFGNQIGIGKESNIYVVADEEGTPICLKLHRLGRTCFRNVKSKRDYHGRRHKASWLYLSRISATREFAYMSALYDRGFPVPKPIDFNRHCVLMELVNGWPMTQVHEVLDAPQVYDDLMNLIVRLGNSGVIHGDFNEFNLMLTDAGKPILIDFPQMMSTSHENAEFFFERDVTCVREMFRRKFGYESEDYPKFSDLVREDDLDAEVHCTGYGFTKEMEQDLLQEYGMVEQNENEDEEADEAQEPPELVPAAADAEIDECRRQVENEVFYSENKRTQKSDEAVRRYIESCTQYLGNLAVGPEVPDQTLPPKTEDTDQTLPQKSEGIENKAIPEAGEPLASDSAILDESKSISSNDLDTDEVPELVDLDPNSRMYRLKMVEQLLNDARSQRSYSTTTSTIAQSVITDRIRRNMDIKEKREQRKKCVAKGEASAVHRHRKDNKDVVKEYAGWDF from the exons ATGGGAAAACTCAACGTGACGGTGCTCAGATACCTTTCCAAGGAGGATTTTCGGGTCCTTACAGCCATCGAGATGGGCATGAAAAACCACGAATTGGTGCCAGGCCCGCTCGCAGCTGCCATTGCCAATCTCAAGACAGGTGGAGTCCACAAACTGCTCAAGGAACTGTGCAAGCACAAACTTCTTTCCTACGAGAGGGGCAAAAAAT ATGATGGCTACCGGCTAACCAACACCGGCTACGATTATCTGGCCCTTAAATCGCTCACCTTGAGGGGATCTGTCAGTTCCTTTGGCAACCAGATTGGCATTGGCAAGGAATCCAACATCTACGTGGTGGCCGATGAGGAAGGCACTCCCATTTGCCTAAAACTTCATCGTCTGGGGCGAACTTGCTTCAGGAATGTGAAGTCCAAGCGTGACTACCATGGTCGTCGGCACAAAGCTTCCTGGCTGTATTTGTCTCGCATCTCGGCCACCCGTGAGTTTGCCTACATGTCCGCATTGTATGACCGCGGATTCCCAGTTCCCAAACCCATCGATTTCAACCGGCATTGCGTACTTATGGAACTCGTTAACGGATGGCCTAT GACCCAAGTTCACGAGGTTTTAGACGCTCCACAGGTCTACGATGACCTTATGAATCTAATTGTCCGCCTGGGGAATTCAGGCGTCATTCATGGCGATTTCAATGAGTTCAATTTAATGCTTACGGATGCCGGGAAACCAATCTTGATTGATTTTCCACAAATGATGTCTACCTCGCATGAGAATGCTGAATT CTTCTTTGAACGAGATGTCACTTGTGTGCGAGAAATGTTCCGTCGAAAGTTTGGCTACGAAAGCGAAGATTACCCAAAGTTTAGTGACCTGGTGCGCGAAGATGATTTGGATGCTGAAGTCCATTGCACTGGCTACGGTTTTACAAAGGAAATGGAGCAAGATCTACTGCAAGAGTATGGCATGGTCGAACAAAATGAGAACGAAGATGAGGAGGCTGATGAGGCACAGGAACCGCCCGAACTTGTTCCCGCTGCTGCTGATGCAGAAATAGACGAGTGCCGCCGCCAGGTGGAAAACGAAGTTTTCTACAGCGAGAACAAGCGAACACAGAAATCTGATGAAGCGGTGCGTCGCTATATAGAATCGTGCACTCAGTATTTGGGCAATCTTGCAGTGGGTCCCGAGGTTCCCGATCAGACATTACCTCCAAAGACGGAAGATACAGATCAGACATTACCTCAAAAGAGCGAAGGTATAGAAAACAAAGCAATCCCAGAGGCGGGGGAACCACTTGCATCTGATTCCGCTATTTTAGATGAATCCAAATCTATAAGTTCCAACGATCTGGATACCGACGAAGTTCCCGAATTGGTGGACTTGGACCCCAATTCTCGCATGTACCGCCTCAAAATGGTCGAGCAGCTGTTGAATGATGCACGGAGCCAACGTTCCTACTCCACCACAACAAGCACCATTGCTCAATCCGTGATCACCGACCGTATAAGACGCAATATGGACATTAAAGAGAAACGGGAGCAACGCAAGAAGTGCGTGGCGAAGGGAGAAGCCAGTGCTGTGCATCGCCATCGCAAGGACAATAAGGATGTGGTAAAGGAGTATGCCGGTTGGGATTTCTAG
- the LOC6500344 gene encoding uncharacterized protein LOC6500344 — protein sequence MPDESSHPAPKWLTREYVQEKLRAYFKDQSLDLENLEVKPAIPNGENYASVMTRINVEYTTKGSKGKLSTNFLLKTTFADKDPAAHVLVHYGIYTREMDMYEKILPQLAHIIRSDLNDPRKLFAGTVNVDRERDSIIFEDLSLENYKVVCRLKKLDLVHTHLALEKLASFHAAAAALASRQPGIFEKDYDRGFFNKFVRGYQPIMRNLLQALSRSLELDRDLKERYQAKIDRLVEFVMDYGERSTSISPGDFVTLCHGDLWTTNLMFQHDDQGHPTNSIFIDFQFSVWNSPAIDLHYFFSTSIHENLRLEKQAELVQFYFYKLVEALKKVKYSGQVPSLFEFQQQFRARAFYAVFSSLIFEPTMVYNGKEEASMEQILSTSEKGIRFKDSVYQAPEILEKMKDTLPFLDQLGLLDEM from the exons ATGCCAGATGAGAGCTCCCACCCGGCGCCGAAATGGCTCACCCGTGAATACGTCCAAGAGAAGCTGCGCGCGTACTTTAAGGACCAGTCGCTCGACCTAGAGAATTTGGAGGTCAAGCCAGCCATTCCCAATGGTGAGAACTATGCCAGTGTGATGACTCGAATCAATGTGGAGTACACCACAAAGGGTTCGAAGGGCAAGCTTTCTACCAACTTCCTGTTGAAGACTACGTTCGCCGACAAGGATCCAGCCGCCCACGTTCTGGTTCACTATGGCATCTACACCCGCGAGATGGATATGTACGAGAAGATTCTGCCTCAGCTGGCGCATATTATTAGGTCGGATCTCAACGATCCGAGAAAGCTTTTCGCCGGCACTGTCAACGTGGATCGCGAGAGAGACTCGATTATCTTTGAGGATCTGTCGCTGGAGAACTACAAGGTAGTCTGCCGTCTCAAAAAGCTGGACCTGGTGCACACTCATCTGGCGTTAGAAAAACTGGCTAGTTTCCATGCGGCGGCTGCTGCTCTTGCAAGTCGACAGCCGGGAATCTTTGAAAAGGACTACGATCGTGGTTTCTTCAATAAATTCGTCCGAGGCTATCAGCCCATAATGAGGAATTTGTTGCAGGCTCTATCCCGGTCCCTGGAATTAGATCGCGATCTGAAGGAGCGTTACCAGGCCAAAATTGATCGCCTTGTGGAGTTTGTAATGGACTACGGGGAACGGTCGACTTCTATAAGCCCAGGGGACTTCGTAACCCTTTGCCACGGTGATCTTTGGACCACTAATTTGATGTTCCAGCACGATGACCAGGGACATCCAACTAACTCCATCTTTATCGACTTTCAGTTTAGTGTGTGGAACTCCCCAGCCATCGATCTTCACTACTTCTTCTCCACCTCGATACATGAAAACCTGCGCCTAGAGAAACAGGCCGAGTTGGTGCAATTCTACTTCTACAAGCTGGTGGAGGCCTTGAAAAAAGTCAAGTACTCCGGTCAAGTTCCCAGTTTATTTGAGTTCCAACAACAATTTAGAGCCAGAGCCTTCTATG CCGTTTTTTCCTCGCTGATCTTCGAGCCAACTATGGTGTATAATGGCAAGGAGGAGGCGTCCATGGAACAGATTCTGTCCACTTCGGAAAAGGGAATTCGGTTCAAGGATTCGGTTTATCAGGCACCGGAGATTCTGGAGAAAATGAAAGATACGCTTCCCTTCCTTGATCAGTTGGGTTTATTAGATGAAATGTGA